A genomic segment from Malaclemys terrapin pileata isolate rMalTer1 chromosome 1, rMalTer1.hap1, whole genome shotgun sequence encodes:
- the LIPT1 gene encoding lipoyltransferase 1, mitochondrial translates to MVIPSSLKNCFQLFYVLKISAAGFKYTANRGLILQSVSSDVYQNLAVEDWIHDNMNLENRQVLFLWRNSPTVVIGRHQNPWQECNLKILRKKNIKLARRRSGGGTVYHDLGNINFTFFTSKKKYERMENLKLVVRALKGLRPQLDVRATDRYDLLLDGNFKISGTAAKLGRTVAYHHCTLLCSADRFILSSVLKSPYKGIKSNATPSMPALVKNLFEEDPTLTCEMVMDAVAAEYARCHQIDHHITLINPADEIVFPGINNKTKELQTWEWIYGKTPKFSISTCFNMVYEQSLLEVKVDIHVKHGRIEVCNIDLPEQWLPPAMCNELEKNLIGSKFCPSETTALASALLRICPQNYELHSKWSLLCENVMTLM, encoded by the coding sequence atGGTAATCCCATCATCCCTGAAGAACTGTTTTCAGTTATTTTATGTCCTCAAGATTTCAGCAGCTGGCTTCAAgtatacagcaaacagaggacTCATTCTGCAGTCTGTTTCTAGTGATGTTTACCAGAATTTGGCTGTGGAAGATTGGATTCATGACAACATGAATTTAGAGAACAGACAGGTTCTTTTCCTTTGGAGAAATTCTCCCACTGTGGTGATTGGGAGACACCAGAATCCCTGGCAAGAGTGTAACCTCAAGATATTGAGGAAGAAGAACATAAAACTGGCTCGAAGGAGAAGTGGGGGCGGAACAGTTTACCATGATCTGGGCAATATCAATTTTACTTTCTTCACATCCAAGAAAAAATACGAGAGAATGGAAAACCTAAAATTAGTTGTTAGGGCTCTAAAAGGCTTGCGACCCCAGTTAGATGTGCGTGCCACAGACAGATATGATCTCTTGCTAGATGGGAATTTTAAAATCTCAGGTACTGCTGCAAAGCTAGGAAGGACTGTTGCTTATCATCACTGCACTTTACTATGCAGTGCAGATAGGTTTATTTTATCTTCTGTACTGAAGAGTCCTTACAAGGGGATAAAAAGCAATGCCACTCCTAGCATGCCTGCTTTAGTGAAAAATCTCTTTGAAGAGGATCCTACTTTAACATGTGAAATGGTCATGGATGCTGTTGCTGCAGAATATGCAAGATGCCATCAAATTGACCATCATATTACCCTAATAAACCCAGCTGATGAGATAGTGTTTCCTGGAATTAATAATAAAACCAAAGAACTACAAACCTGGGAATGGATATATGGCAAGACACCAAAATTTAGTATTAGCACTTGCTTTAACATGGTGTATGAACAGTCTCTCCTTGAAGTTAAAGTGGATATTCATGTAAAGCATGGGAGAATTGAAGTTTGTAACATAGATTTGCCAGAGCAGTGGCTGCCACCAGCAATGTGCAATGAACTAGAGAAAAACCTAATTGGCAGTAAGTTTTGCCCCAGTGAAACCACAGCATTAGCAAGTGCGCTGCTGAGAATATGTCCACAAAACTATGAGTTGCACAGCAAGTGGAGTCTCTTATGTGAGAATGTGATGACACTAATGTGA
- the MITD1 gene encoding MIT domain-containing protein 1 isoform X1, producing the protein MSQAGPGAVAALEPPAVATLKRAVELDSASRFQESLVCYQEGIDLLLRVLKATKDETKKAHYRQKISDYMERAEAIKKHIEKEREDGKYHQQIKIEENATGFSYEKVFQDYLNETVTEVWVEDPYIRHVHQFYNFLRFCEMLVKGPCKVKTIHLLTSYDEGSGKSQQTSSLEEIKQSLKNYGVTLNVSFSSSIHDREIRFNNGWMIKIGRGLDYFKKPQGRFCLGYCDFDLRPCHETTVDVFHTKHTKKT; encoded by the exons ATGTCCCAGGCCGGTCCGGGCGCGGTGGCCGCGCTGGAGCCCCCGGCGGTGGCGACGCTGAAGCGGGCGGTGGAGCTGGACTCGGCGTCCCGCTTCCAGGAGTCGCTGGTGTGTTACCAGGAGGGGATCGACTTGCTGCTGCGGGTGTTGAAAG CTACAAAAGATGAAACAAAAAAAGCTCACTACAGACAAAAAATATCTGACTACATGGAGAGAGCTGAAGCAATTAAAAAACATattgaaaaagaaagagaag ATGGTAAATACCACCAGCAAATTAAAATTGAAGAAAATGCAACTGGTTTCAGCTATGAGAAGGTTTTCCAAGACTACCTTAATGAGACTGTTACAGAAGTTTGGGTAGAGGACCCATACATTAGACATGTTCACCAG TTCTACAACTTCTTACGATTCTGTGAGATGCTTGTTAAGGGGCCCTGCAAAGTGAAAACTATCCACCTCCTCACTTCCTATGATGAA GGCAGTGGAAAGAGTCAGCAGACAAGTAGTCTAGAAGAAATAAAGCAATCACTAAAGAACTATGGAGTAACACTGAATGTCTCATTCTCATCTTCAATTCATGATCGAGAAATAAG ATTCAACAATGGATGGATGATTAAGATTGGAAGAGGGCTTGATTATTTTAAGAAACCACAG GGTCGTTTTTGCCTTGGATACTGTGATTTTGATTTGAGACCATGTCATGAAACAACAGTGGATGTCTTTCATACTAAACATACAAAGAAAACATGA
- the MITD1 gene encoding MIT domain-containing protein 1 isoform X2: protein MERAEAIKKHIEKEREDGKYHQQIKIEENATGFSYEKVFQDYLNETVTEVWVEDPYIRHVHQFYNFLRFCEMLVKGPCKVKTIHLLTSYDEGSGKSQQTSSLEEIKQSLKNYGVTLNVSFSSSIHDREIRFNNGWMIKIGRGLDYFKKPQGRFCLGYCDFDLRPCHETTVDVFHTKHTKKT from the exons ATGGAGAGAGCTGAAGCAATTAAAAAACATattgaaaaagaaagagaag ATGGTAAATACCACCAGCAAATTAAAATTGAAGAAAATGCAACTGGTTTCAGCTATGAGAAGGTTTTCCAAGACTACCTTAATGAGACTGTTACAGAAGTTTGGGTAGAGGACCCATACATTAGACATGTTCACCAG TTCTACAACTTCTTACGATTCTGTGAGATGCTTGTTAAGGGGCCCTGCAAAGTGAAAACTATCCACCTCCTCACTTCCTATGATGAA GGCAGTGGAAAGAGTCAGCAGACAAGTAGTCTAGAAGAAATAAAGCAATCACTAAAGAACTATGGAGTAACACTGAATGTCTCATTCTCATCTTCAATTCATGATCGAGAAATAAG ATTCAACAATGGATGGATGATTAAGATTGGAAGAGGGCTTGATTATTTTAAGAAACCACAG GGTCGTTTTTGCCTTGGATACTGTGATTTTGATTTGAGACCATGTCATGAAACAACAGTGGATGTCTTTCATACTAAACATACAAAGAAAACATGA